GCGAGAGTGGTTGTCCTGGACGAACCGGGCAGGGATTCCGGCGCTCTCGAACCGCCGGGAATTGAAGGTTTCCATGAAGTAGCCCCGGGCATCCTCGAATACGTCCGGCTCGATGAGCAAAACTCCCGGCAGGTCGGTCTCGATCACGTTCATCGGCGCGGAATCATACACGGCGAGAGCCGACTCTCCACATTGGTAACCCTGCTAGAATCCGGCCGCAGGAGGCCGTCATGATCCCGATTCTCGAGCTTTGGGTGCCCATACTCCTCTCCGCCGCCCTCGTCTGGATTGCAAGCGCGATCATCTGGATGGTCCTCCCCCATCACAAGACCGACCTCGAACCCCTCCCTGATGAAGATTCGGTCATGAAGGCAGTCGGCCCCGTTCCGCCCGGCGTCTACTCGATGCCGTACGTCAGGGAATGGAAATCCATGACTCCGGAGCTGAAGGAGAAACTCGCCAGAGGCCCATCCGGGTTCGTGACGATTCTGAAGTGGTCGCCCAACATGACCAGGCAGCTCTCGCTCTGGTTCGTCCACCTGACGATCATCGGCATCTTCGTCGCCTACATCGCCGGTCGCACGCTTGCGCCAGGCACCGAATACCTCGACGTGTTCCAGATCACCGGTGCGATCGCCGTTCTGGCCCATGGTGCGGGATCTTTCGTCGAATCGATTTACTGGGGTCGGCCCTGGAGCACGACCGTCAAGAACTCGATCGATGCCACGATCTACGGACTCCTGACGGCGGGGGTCTTCGCCTGGCTCTGGCCGTGAGATGAGGCAGGATATGAGGATTTGAGAAAAGGATATGAGGATTTGAGGATTTGAGGATCACCGCCTTCCGGAGTGAAGAGGCATCTTTGAGGCTCACAAATCGCGTCGATTCCGCGAGCCACCGCCCAGATCCTTCGCCGTCCTTCGGCGGCTCCTAATGAAACGACCACGAAATTGCGTGGACTTCGACCTTTTGCAGCGCTTCGCTTGGCCTGATGTCCCAGCCTGCAGGGTCCCTCGCTTGCCCACCCGACCGCCCGCTCGGGACGACGTCGGTTTTGAGTAGGGGGTGCGGAGTTTTGCGGGCTCCGGTTTTCATTCCCGCTTCACCGCTCAACGCGCCGGTCAATTGCTCAGGATGACGAGTGCTTGCTCGTGCCGGCCCGATCCTTAAATCCTCAAATCCTTACATCCTCATAGCCTTGTCATCCGGCGGTTCTTCGGGATTCTCTTCCCCTTCCGGAGGGAGGGGCTCGGCGGGTTCGAGAGGTTCGACCGGCTCATCCTCTTCGACAGGCGGTTGCTCTTCCACCGGTTGCTCCTCGGTTTCCACGGCGGGTTCTTCGCCGCTCGTTTCGACATCCGGGAGCATGGATTCTTCGGGCGTGACGTCGTCGGCCGATTCCGTGGTTTCCGATTCCTCGATTTCCGCCTCGCTCTCAACGCGACGATCGGCGATGTAGCCCCAGCGCTGCATCCTGGAGACGATGATGTCCCGACGGGATTGAAGATACGGTCCCGGATTTCCCGGGTTCATCTTTCGCGGATTCGGCAGACTTGCAGCGAGCAGTGCCGCCTGCGACGGTGAGAGCGACGAGGCGGGGACTCCGAAATAGTGCCAGGCGGCCGCTTCCGCTCCGTAAACTCTCTCACCCATCTCGACGACGTTGAGGTAGAGCTCGAGAATCCGTTTCTTGGAAAGCTTCCGCTCGAGCTGTTTCGCGATGAGGAGCTCCTTGAGCTTCCTCCAGGGAGATCGGGAGGGTGACAGATAGAGATTCTTCGCGAGCTGCTGCGTGATCGTCGACCCTCCCCGGCCGAGACTCTTCTTCTCCCACGCTTCCCGTGCGACCTTTTCGAGCTCTTCGGTATCGAGCCCTTCATGCTCGTAGAAGCGGCTGTCCTCCGAAACGATGACGGCGGCCCGGAGATTCGGAGAGATCCGATCCCACGGGACGAAGCGGTAATCGAGCTCGTCGGACTTCCCCGCATCCCGCAGCTCTTCCTTCCGCTGCTCCATGAATGCCGTCGTTTCGGGATTCGTGGTGGCCAGTTTGCCCACCCGCGAGAAGGTGATCAGCTGCCAGAGGAGAAACACCCCGAGAATGGCACCCAACGCGATCAGAACTTTCTTGAGCATTTCCTAGCGCCTCCGTCAGCGAAGCCGATGCACGGACCGGACCCCATTCGCTGAAGTTCGAATTGAGCGAGTTTGATCGCTCTGCCCGTCGTCTTTGTGAGAGAAGGATATGAGGATGTAAGGATTTGAGGATCACCGCCCTCTGGAGTGAACCGAAGAAGAATCCGGTACTGGCGTTTCGCGAGCCACCGCCCAGATCCTTCGCCGCGCTACGCCGGCTCCTGATGAAACGACCACGAAATTGCGTGGACTTCGACCTTTTGCAGCGCTTCGCTTGGCCTGATGTCCCACCCTGCAAGGTCCCTCGCTTGCCCACCCGACCGCCCGCTCGGGACGACGCCGGTTTGAGTATGGGGTGCGGAGTTTTGCGGGCTCGGTTTTCATTTCCGCTTCACCGGCGCAACGCGCCGGTCAATTGCTCAGGATGACGAGTGTTTGCTCGTCCCTGGACCGATCCTACATCCCCCACATCCTGAATACTCACCCTCTTCCATCCTTAAATCCTGAAATCTTCATATCCTTTCCTCACATCCTCATATCCTCACATCCTCATATCCTTTTCACAGCAATACGTCGCTTTCTCACCCGGTTAGGGTAAATTCGCGGCCAGCCGGAACGACGCACCATGAAATACTCGATCACGACAGCAATTCATTACGTTAACGACCTCCCCCACATCGGCCACATCTACGAGAACGTGACGGCGGACGTCGCCGCCCGCTATCACCGGCTCATCGGAGACGACGTCTTCTTCCTCACCGGCACCGACGAGCATGGGCAGAAGATCCAGCGATCGGCGGAGAAGGAAGGCATCGCGCCGATCGAGCTCGCGGATCGTGTGGTCCGCAATCATCACGAGCTATGGAAAACGCTCGCGATCAGTCATGACGACTTCATCCGCACGACCGAGCCGCGACACAAGGCCGGAGTCTACGAGCTCATCCGGCGAATCCGGGAGCGCAACCCCGACGACCTCTACGTCGGTGAGCACTCCGGCTGGTACTGCCAGAGCGAGGAAGCCTTCATTCCCGATTCGCAGCTCGTCGACGGGCTCTGCCCCGACGGTCACAAGGTGGAGAAGACGACCGAGCGCAACTACTTCTTCCGACTCTCGGCCTGGGAAAAGCCGCTTCTCGACTTCTACCGCGCCAATCCCGGGTTCGTCAGACCGAAGACCCGTTTCAACGAGATCATCTCGTTCGTCGAACAGGGCTTGAAAGACCTCTCGGTCTCGCGGACCTCGATCTCCTGGGGCATCCCCTTTCCCGACGATCCGGAGCACGTGATCTACGTCTGGATGGATGCGCTGACCAACTACATCTCCGCGATGGGCTTCGGCAGCAACGATCAAACGCTGCTCGAGAAGTACTGGCCGGTCGACGTTCACCTCATCGGCAAGGACATCGTTCGTTTTCACGCGGTCTACTGGCCTGCCTTCCTGATGTCGGCCGGGATCGAGCTCCCGAAGAGCATCATCGGGCACGGCTGGTGGCTCCGGGACGATCAGAAGATCTCGAAATCGACGGGCAACATCGTTCGTCCCAATCACATCATCGAGCGATTCGGTCCCGATGCCCTCCGCTATTACATGACCCGCGAGATGAGCTTCGGACAGGACGCCAACTACTCGGACGAGGCGTTCGTACAGCGGTTCAATGCCGACCTCGCGAACGATCTCGGCAACACCCTCTCACGCGCGCTGAAGATGTCGCGGACGTATTTCGACGGCAGCACCCCGCCGGTCGAGTGCGGCGACAGCGATATCCGGACCCGGGCGCTCGCGGTGATCCCTCGATGGAGGGACGCGATGGACGGCTGGAACTTCCAGCGTGCGCTCGACGAGGTGTGGGATCTCCTCAATTCGATCAATGCCTATATCGTGGCCCGCGAGCCGTGGAAGCACTACAAGGAGAAGGGCGCCGACGAAAGTCTCTCCCGCATCCTCTGGAATGCTCTCGAAGGTCTGCGGCTGGTCTGGGTCATGATGTCACCCGTGATGCCGCGGGTATCCTCGGCGGCTTTTCGCCAGCTCGGGATCGAGCCGGAGTCCACCGGGGCGCGCGCGCTCGAATGGGGATCTCTGCAGACCGGCCTCGCGCTGCCCGAAGGAGAAGCGCTCTTTCCCAGAATCGATCAGAAACAATTCCTCGAGGAGATTTCGATGACCAGTCAGGACAAATCCGGCCCCCCGATCGACACCACTCAGGCGGCGAACCCCGCGGCGACTCGAAGCGACGACACTGCGAGCCCTCCCCCGGCGGGAGGAACCGGAGTCGCGCCTCGCGAGACCACCGAGGCCCAGCCTCCCGACGCGACGGAGATCTCGATCGATGAATTCTTCCAGACGAAGTTGCGCGTCGCCGAGATTCTCGAGGCCGAGAGAGTCGAGAAGTCGAACAAGCTCGTGAAGCTGCGGGTCTCGACCGGCGATGGCGAGCGGACGGTGGTCGCCGGAATCGGCAAGGCCTACGACCCCGCCGAGCTCGTGGGACGCAAGGTGGTCATCGTCGCGAATCTGAAACCGGCGAAGCTGATGGGGATCGAGTCACAGGGGATGATCCTCGCGGCCTCGGTCGACGGCGTCCCGTCGCTTCTCGGTGTCGACCCCGCCGTCCCCCCCGGAACCGAAGTCCGCTGACGCCGGCGCCTTCCGCGGACCACGAACCCGAGCGAGGCACATCGCTTGCTCTCGGGAACGCGGATGATGCGGCGTGCAGGGTTGCTTCCACTGATCTTCGTTCTTCTGGTGCCGGCGTGCCGTGAGCGGTCCGAACCGGAGGAAGGGACGGTCCCCGGTGAAACGGATACCGTGGCGGCCGGAGGAATCGTCGCCCCGCCACCGCCTGCATTGCGTGCCCGCCTCGACGAGATTCAGCCGGCAATTCCCATCTATCCCGGAGCGGAGGAACAGCGACAGAATGGCGACTCGTTCGACCTCGTCACGAATGATCCTTTTCCGATGGTGTGGCACTACTATGTGACCTACCTCGCGCAATTCCGCGCCTGGGACCATCCGGCCCCGTACCCTTCGAGGAACGAGTCTGCTCGCCGGCTGGTCATTCCGCTCAATGAAGCGATGAAGCAGCCGTTCATTCCGGGCTCGGCGATTCCGGACGGCTCTCCGAGCGTCATGCTCGAGCTCAGGGAAATGCCCAGCGGCGCGGGGACATCAATCCGCTACGCGATCCGGAATCGCGAGCCGATACCTGATGCTGACGAGGCGGGCGACGACGCGGCGCGAACCACCACCACCGCCGACTGATCGAGGCGCTGCTAATTCACGTGAGGCATTCGTCGCGACCAGGCCCGTAACCGGTCGAGAGCCCGCTCGCCGCCGTACTTCTCGACGATGATGTCGTCATGCTCGTCGGCGACCATCGCAACGTTGTCGAGCGATGAGATCAGCTGATCGGGATCGAGACGCCGCCCGAGGAATGCGTGGCTGTAGAAGACATCGTTGTGAACCATGCTGAACGCACCCATCGGCAGCTCGGCGTTGAAACGGAGCAGCTCTCGCGTCAGCCCGGCCGTCGGCTCCACCCCGTACACGCAGAACGCCACGATCTCGACGATCGCATCATCCTGTCCGTACGGCTCGATCGAGATCTCGACGAGCGTCGAGCCGTATTTCAAATAGAAGTCGCAGTGCTCCGCGTCGTCGAAGTGTTCGTCGACGAGCATGTCGAGATAGCCACGAATCTGCAGATACACCTTCTCCTGGCAGGGAGTGTGGAATCTCTGTCGGGTAGTAATGCTCACCCGGTCATTATAGGTCGCCGGGGTCCGGCCGTGCGACCAGACGGTTACGATCCGCTTCGCGAGTTTGAGCGCGCGCGACGATCTGCGACAATGGCCGTATGCCGACCAGGTACTGGCTGATGAAATGCGAGCCATCAGCCTACGACATCGAGGATCTCGAGCGCGACGGAAAGACCAGCTGGGAAGGCGTCCGTAACTATCAGGCGCGGAATCTCATGCGGGATCAGATGCAGACCGGCGACAAGGTTCTCTTTTACGCTTCCAACGCCGATCCCTCGGGCGTGACCGGTGTCGCCGAGATCGTCCGGGAGGCGTATCCCGATCAATCCGCCTTTCAGAAGAAACACCACTACTTCGATCCGAAGAGCGACCCCGAGAACCCGACCTGGTACATGGTCGACATCGGATTCGTCGAGAAATTCGACGGTACCGTTTCGCTCTCCGAGATGAAGGACGAGCCGAAGCTGGCCGGCATGATGGTCACCCGGAAGGGATCACGGCTCTCGGTACAGCCCGTCGAGCGCGAACACTTCCAGACGGTCGTCAGGATGGGCCGCGCGAAGAAAGCGAAAAAGAAATGACGGGAGTCGCGGGAGAACAGTTCGCCACCGGATCGAAGGAGATCTCGATCGGCTACATCGCGCACCTGCTCTACGGCGCCGGCTTCATCGACGCACAACAACGCGCGGAGATCGACCAGCTCGACAAGCAGAAGAAAAAAGTCCTCGACCGCAAGCGCAGCGAGGATGAGCCATCTCCGATCGCCACGGTGTCGGCGCTCAATCTCACCGACGCGAGCCAGCAGGGGACGAAGATCGACGACATTCTGATCGCACGATTGATCGCCGAGGATGCCGATCTCCCCTACTTCAAGATCGATGCGTTGAAGCTCGACATCGACCTGATCGAAAAAAAGATCTCGCGCCCGTTCGCGCGCCGGCATCGAATGCTCCCTGTGGCCGTGAGGGACGGCAGGCTTCGCGTCGCCGTCGTCAATCCCTTCGACGTCGCGTCGATCGAGTCGTTCCGGAACATCGCCGGGCAGGAGATCGAGCTCGTCGTCTCCTCGGAAGCCGACGTGATGCACGCGATCAACGACATCTACGGGTTCCGCTCCTCGGTCACCAAGGCGGAGCGCGACCTCCGCGGCGGAATGGATCTGCTGAATCTCGAGCAGTTCGTCCGGCTGAAGTCGAACCAGGAAATCGAAAGCTCCGATCAGCACATCGTCAACGCCGTCGACTACCTGCTCCAGCACGCGTATGACTCGCGCGCGTCCGACATCCACATCGAACCGAAGCGCGAGCACGCACTCGTCAGATTCCGGATCGACGGCGTGCTTCATCCGATCCAGCGCGTGCCGCGTCTGGTCAACCTGGCCGTGACCTCGCGACTCAAGACGATGTGCCGAATGGACATCGCCGAGAAACGGCGGCCTCAGGACGGGCGAATCAAGACCGAGCGGGAGGGGAAGGAAATCGAGCTCCGCGTCTCCACGCTTCCCACCGCCTTCGGCGAGAAGATCGTCATGCGCATCTTCGACCCCGACGTTCTCCTCCGCGATCTCAAGGAGCTCGGATTCGAAGACGACGAGATGAATCGTTTCACGAACTGGATTCATCGTCCCCACGGCATCATCCTCGTTACAGGTCCGACCGGCTCCGGAAAGACGACGACCCTCTACTCAGCCCTACGGCTCGTCTCGAGCCCCGAGGTCAACATCACGACGATCGAAGACCCGATCGAGATGATCTACGACGAGTTCAATCAGACCTCGGTGCAGAACAAGATCGGCGTCACCTTCGCCTCCGCGCTCCGAACGATTCTTCGCCAGGATCCCGACATCATCATGGTCGGAGAGATCCGTGACCTCGAAACGGCGCAGAACGCCGTTCAGGCCGCGCTGACCGGTCACCTCGTCTTCTCGACGCTGCATACCAATGACGCCGCGACCTCGATCACCCGTCTGATCGATCTCGGCATCCAACCGTTCCTCATCTCCTCGACACTCGTCGGCACGATGGCCCAGCGACTCGTCCGGAAGATCTGCGACGGCTGCAAACGGAATCGCCCGCTCTCGCTCGAGGAAGCCGGGATGCTCAACCTGAAGACCCCCTCCGGAAAGCGAATCGTGGTGAAGGAGGGAGAGGGTTGTCAGAAGTGCCGCAACACCGGATATTTCGGCCGCAGCGGGATCTTCGAGCTCCTCGAGATCGATTCGACGATGCGGGAGCTCATCGATCGCTCCGAGGACTTTCTCACGATCAAGGACGTCGCCACGAAAAACGGGATGCGCACACTGCGCGAGTCGGCGCTCCGCAAGCTCGCCGAGGGTGTGACGACCTTCGAAGAAGTCATCCGGGTGACCGGAATCTGAGGTCGGACAGTCGGACCTGTCAGACATGTCTGAAGTCTGCCTTCAGCTTCCCGGATAGATGTACAGATCGACCACGATCTCCGGCATCCGATGCCCGATCTCTTCTCCGGTGACGCGCCGGTCGTACGCCATCCCGAGACGCTCCGCGACCCGCTTCGATGCCACGTTCTCCGGATCGATGATCGCCACAACCCTCGGCTTTCGCATCACCTCGAGCACGTGATCCCTCGCCGCCCTCCCCGCCTCGGTTGCGAATCCCCTTCCCCAGGCGTCGCGCGAAAAGATCCAGCCGATCTCGAAGTCCTCCGTGGTTCCGAGGCGCTGGATGCCGGCGATTCCGACGAGCCTTCCCGTCGCCTTCTCGATCGTCGCGCCCATGCAGACGCCGTCATCGCCGAGGTTGCGCGTCTGCCGCTCGAGAAATTCGGTGACCTTCTGCTCATCCCACCCCCCCGCCTGGCTGAGGTAGCGCATCACCTCGCCGTCGCTCGTAATCTCGACGAGAGCTGGACGATCTTCCTCGTTCCACGGCCGAATCGTGAGCCTTTCTGTTTCCAGCCCGAACATGCGGGAAAGCATATGAGGATATGAGGATTTGAGGATATGAGAGACAGAAATACGGCAGCTGGGAGCACGGGGCAAACCAACCTCCAACCTCGAACGGCCGCGTCGCGGCCCCGGGGTCGGGTTTTTGCACCTGCGAACCCCCAATGACCGATTCCACCGCCGACTTCACATCCCTCGGGCTCGAGTCGCGCCTGGTCGAGACGCTCGGCCGGCTCGGCTACGAAGCGCCGACGCCGATCCAGCAGAAGACCATCCCCCTCCTCCTCGAGGGCCGCGACCTGATCGGTCAGGCCCAGACCGGAACGGGGAAGACCGCGGCGTTCGCGCTCCCGATGCTGCAGAAGATCGACCGGAGCACCCAGACCACGCAGGCGCTCGTCCTCACACCGACCCGCGAGCTCGCCATCCAGGTCGCCGAGGCGATCCATACGTATGCCCAGGGTACGGGATTCGTATCGGTGCAGCCGATCTACGGCGGCGCGCCGATCAGCCTGCAGATCAAGCATCTCAAACGCGGCGTCCAGATCGTCGTCGGCACGCCGGGACGTCTGATCGATCATCTCAATCGGAAGTCGCTCTCGCTCTCGAGCATCTCGATGCTCGTCCTCGACGAGGCCGACGAGATGCTGCGGATGGGCTTCATCGACGACGTCGAGCGGATTCTCTCCGAGGCTCCGAAGGAGCGGCAGATCGCACTCTTTTCGGCGACGATGCCGCAGCCGATCCTCCGCATCGCGAAGACGCACCTCCGCGATCCGGAATCGGTGAAGATCGAGCATCGCGGAGTCGCCGCACCCGCGATCGAGCAGAAGTTCCTCAATGTCTCGCAGCACCAGAAACTGACGGCTCTCACACAGATCCTCGAGCTCGAGCAGAGCGAAGGAGTGCTGATCTTTACGCGCACCAAGCTCGGGGCCGCCGATCTCTCCGAGAAGCTCCAGGCGCGCGGCTTCGCCTCCGCCGCCCTCCACGGCGACATGACCCAGGCGATGCGCGAAGCGGTCGTCAGAAGGATGAGAAAGGGCGAGGTAGAGATCGTCGTCGCGACGGACGTCGCCGCCCGCGGGCTCGACGTCGACCAGATCACTCACGTCGTCAACTACGACATCCCCAACGACGTCGACGCCTACATTCACCGGATCGGACGCACCGGCCGGGCCGGGCGCAGCGGAACCGCGACGCTCTTCGTCACCCCGCGCGAGAAACGAATGATGCGCGACATCGAAAAGCACACCGGCACCTCGATCACGCCGATGAAGATGCCGACCAGGGCGGACGTCTCCGCGCGCCGTGTGGCCATTCTGAAGGAGGGGATCGCCGCTCAGATCGAACAGGGCGACCTCGATCTCTATCGCAACCTCGTCACCGAGCTCTCCACAGAAGGTCCACACGATCTCACGCAGATCGCGGCCGCGGCGGCCCGACTTGCGAGCAGCGCGGCGAGCTTCACCCCGCTCGAAGAAGCGATTCCCGAGATCGCACCCGAGCGCCCGAGAGATCGGGATCAGAAGGGAAAGCGCGGCGCTCCGCCGCGCGCCGACAAACGGCGTGACGACTCGAAACGTGCGCCGAAAGCGTTCGACCGCAAGCGTCGGGACGAGCCGAAGGTTCAGCTGATGATGGGAATCGGGAAGGAAGCAGGAATCCGCCCCGCCGACGTCGTCGGATCGATCGCAAACGAGGCCGACATCCCCGGCTCCGACATCGGACCGATCGACATTCGCGACGACTTCACGCTCGTGACGATTCCGGAGAGGTATGAGCGCCAGGTGGTCGGCGCGCTCAAGGCCGCCCGCTTCAAAGGGAAGCCATTCGACATCCGGACGGCGCGCCCCGGGCTCGGCCGGCCGCCCGCGGGCGGCGTACGAGACCGGGGGAAGCCACCAAAGGGAACGGTCAGAGGTGGCGCGCGATCCGGAAGGCCGGCCGGTAAAACGACGTCGGGCCGCTCCGGCGCT
This Acidobacteriota bacterium DNA region includes the following protein-coding sequences:
- a CDS encoding EVE domain-containing protein; the encoded protein is MPTRYWLMKCEPSAYDIEDLERDGKTSWEGVRNYQARNLMRDQMQTGDKVLFYASNADPSGVTGVAEIVREAYPDQSAFQKKHHYFDPKSDPENPTWYMVDIGFVEKFDGTVSLSEMKDEPKLAGMMVTRKGSRLSVQPVEREHFQTVVRMGRAKKAKKK
- a CDS encoding DEAD/DEAH box helicase, with translation MTDSTADFTSLGLESRLVETLGRLGYEAPTPIQQKTIPLLLEGRDLIGQAQTGTGKTAAFALPMLQKIDRSTQTTQALVLTPTRELAIQVAEAIHTYAQGTGFVSVQPIYGGAPISLQIKHLKRGVQIVVGTPGRLIDHLNRKSLSLSSISMLVLDEADEMLRMGFIDDVERILSEAPKERQIALFSATMPQPILRIAKTHLRDPESVKIEHRGVAAPAIEQKFLNVSQHQKLTALTQILELEQSEGVLIFTRTKLGAADLSEKLQARGFASAALHGDMTQAMREAVVRRMRKGEVEIVVATDVAARGLDVDQITHVVNYDIPNDVDAYIHRIGRTGRAGRSGTATLFVTPREKRMMRDIEKHTGTSITPMKMPTRADVSARRVAILKEGIAAQIEQGDLDLYRNLVTELSTEGPHDLTQIAAAAARLASSAASFTPLEEAIPEIAPERPRDRDQKGKRGAPPRADKRRDDSKRAPKAFDRKRRDEPKVQLMMGIGKEAGIRPADVVGSIANEADIPGSDIGPIDIRDDFTLVTIPERYERQVVGALKAARFKGKPFDIRTARPGLGRPPAGGVRDRGKPPKGTVRGGARSGRPAGKTTSGRSGAGPRKPVKRK
- the mtgA gene encoding monofunctional biosynthetic peptidoglycan transglycosylase translates to MLKKVLIALGAILGVFLLWQLITFSRVGKLATTNPETTAFMEQRKEELRDAGKSDELDYRFVPWDRISPNLRAAVIVSEDSRFYEHEGLDTEELEKVAREAWEKKSLGRGGSTITQQLAKNLYLSPSRSPWRKLKELLIAKQLERKLSKKRILELYLNVVEMGERVYGAEAAAWHYFGVPASSLSPSQAALLAASLPNPRKMNPGNPGPYLQSRRDIIVSRMQRWGYIADRRVESEAEIEESETTESADDVTPEESMLPDVETSGEEPAVETEEQPVEEQPPVEEDEPVEPLEPAEPLPPEGEENPEEPPDDKAMRM
- a CDS encoding GspE/PulE family protein translates to MTGVAGEQFATGSKEISIGYIAHLLYGAGFIDAQQRAEIDQLDKQKKKVLDRKRSEDEPSPIATVSALNLTDASQQGTKIDDILIARLIAEDADLPYFKIDALKLDIDLIEKKISRPFARRHRMLPVAVRDGRLRVAVVNPFDVASIESFRNIAGQEIELVVSSEADVMHAINDIYGFRSSVTKAERDLRGGMDLLNLEQFVRLKSNQEIESSDQHIVNAVDYLLQHAYDSRASDIHIEPKREHALVRFRIDGVLHPIQRVPRLVNLAVTSRLKTMCRMDIAEKRRPQDGRIKTEREGKEIELRVSTLPTAFGEKIVMRIFDPDVLLRDLKELGFEDDEMNRFTNWIHRPHGIILVTGPTGSGKTTTLYSALRLVSSPEVNITTIEDPIEMIYDEFNQTSVQNKIGVTFASALRTILRQDPDIIMVGEIRDLETAQNAVQAALTGHLVFSTLHTNDAATSITRLIDLGIQPFLISSTLVGTMAQRLVRKICDGCKRNRPLSLEEAGMLNLKTPSGKRIVVKEGEGCQKCRNTGYFGRSGIFELLEIDSTMRELIDRSEDFLTIKDVATKNGMRTLRESALRKLAEGVTTFEEVIRVTGI
- a CDS encoding GNAT family N-acetyltransferase gives rise to the protein MFGLETERLTIRPWNEEDRPALVEITSDGEVMRYLSQAGGWDEQKVTEFLERQTRNLGDDGVCMGATIEKATGRLVGIAGIQRLGTTEDFEIGWIFSRDAWGRGFATEAGRAARDHVLEVMRKPRVVAIIDPENVASKRVAERLGMAYDRRVTGEEIGHRMPEIVVDLYIYPGS
- a CDS encoding YbjN domain-containing protein, coding for MSITTRQRFHTPCQEKVYLQIRGYLDMLVDEHFDDAEHCDFYLKYGSTLVEISIEPYGQDDAIVEIVAFCVYGVEPTAGLTRELLRFNAELPMGAFSMVHNDVFYSHAFLGRRLDPDQLISSLDNVAMVADEHDDIIVEKYGGERALDRLRAWSRRMPHVN
- the metG gene encoding methionine--tRNA ligase, whose protein sequence is MKYSITTAIHYVNDLPHIGHIYENVTADVAARYHRLIGDDVFFLTGTDEHGQKIQRSAEKEGIAPIELADRVVRNHHELWKTLAISHDDFIRTTEPRHKAGVYELIRRIRERNPDDLYVGEHSGWYCQSEEAFIPDSQLVDGLCPDGHKVEKTTERNYFFRLSAWEKPLLDFYRANPGFVRPKTRFNEIISFVEQGLKDLSVSRTSISWGIPFPDDPEHVIYVWMDALTNYISAMGFGSNDQTLLEKYWPVDVHLIGKDIVRFHAVYWPAFLMSAGIELPKSIIGHGWWLRDDQKISKSTGNIVRPNHIIERFGPDALRYYMTREMSFGQDANYSDEAFVQRFNADLANDLGNTLSRALKMSRTYFDGSTPPVECGDSDIRTRALAVIPRWRDAMDGWNFQRALDEVWDLLNSINAYIVAREPWKHYKEKGADESLSRILWNALEGLRLVWVMMSPVMPRVSSAAFRQLGIEPESTGARALEWGSLQTGLALPEGEALFPRIDQKQFLEEISMTSQDKSGPPIDTTQAANPAATRSDDTASPPPAGGTGVAPRETTEAQPPDATEISIDEFFQTKLRVAEILEAERVEKSNKLVKLRVSTGDGERTVVAGIGKAYDPAELVGRKVVIVANLKPAKLMGIESQGMILAASVDGVPSLLGVDPAVPPGTEVR